A portion of the Cryptomeria japonica chromosome 5, Sugi_1.0, whole genome shotgun sequence genome contains these proteins:
- the LOC131042922 gene encoding probable RNA helicase SDE3 isoform X2: MHRRDKIDNRKSNMDPQNHSGTCMEGKIHSKVRGTTGARKLGKTLSDSGGSSTDLDEVIVWCGNKDLTEGVPSTSGCSGSLDGWIDVKYPIGEVNDWVSPSYANEGELQSLSEAETGSNQQIQRVPKRRQRKKDKAPDKNEQRVGGDKGIVGGALNREEVRQTGVSNKNQQIQSGNSGASTAKSGKKHDKEKPKVQEPLHGSQQRDGKEIQASRKGNTKLPCGSLSDIQFVSLSSNHSSEKAKESSHSKTVVSDVPAKSRVMSKQQLEIGNLTSVVEDASCKGKIKMQWRSKISPQAVGNISNSVDTCPKSEGPHPKRIPASKGMTESPNHGKESFGNAKAIRSEVIARHGILEIGSGVEWEVDLKDAKFEERESEEVGEGGISVSDTFCPDLNVKVKDSLPPKYVPLKQLQNLQESETSKGCGTKSSVSEQHAHVVCNKPQRNKEQASGKNEQREVGDKKISNVALENEMRQMGSSGIEDGAPDKNKQRQSGDLGISTGQEGISNQKYEALGINGKASVKGPLLGSVEIGSENLEFHGVNKELEDSKQWGKNERGELLLKESSALKGTTGRPNQGGESIEDAKNVGDEGNGRHGFLGSGNNVEGGVSLNHMENQDAAFSEKKEGGIHISYPFSLENGRPESFKKGGRKISAITVTNKGENSLKLYAVELDKVRPKNSFSLSHSAEPVKSIQAENKSCLYSMGSLEVKMKSMNISESDAQSTSLVRGPWLIEPNHHLIIHLSCTAKDIGLHRSSILFDFQDQKIVLRATLLAEDDVSEQLGPQEPYSKREKRKSSSLRRIVDGVPPALPRFGKKLKSYPIPLHLKNIDDKKLPGVLTDGLSMKTYSKYFSTLLHLEELQMQEDINAYDMDNVTMKSSGEYLVLKVPGLSEKRPSLIYRDQIYVTKSGEKGVAYEGYIHKIEANEIYVKFDKSFHKKFIPRLQYDVHFTFSRISLRRCHQAVEAAGRIDEKFLFPWDSLARKTHNNVSKNDPFNRNLNKEQLSAVHQILNCYGSPPYLVYGPPGTGKTATLIEAILQILNRDSKARILACAPSNAASDILVERLLGSVEKREIFRLNALSRPYQDAPLCILPCCCYRDSMFYCPPVEELLKYKIIVSTYLSAAILDAQEVPHGHFTHIFLDESAQGTEPETMVPIANLANEETTVVLAGDPQQLGPIIRSSMGEKMGLGKSYFERLSELHLYFPDGENKQFVTKLVRNYRSHPAILELPSRLFYGSELVACAGKRIKKLHCAFDELPNKNFPVVFVGIEGIDEREGRSPSWFNTIEISKVLEIVKKVKDDKRNSVTGKDIGVITPYRQQVVKLRKAFGQKNLSDVKVGSVEQFQGDERTVIIISTVRSSYKEEYDMKFNLGFIGNPKRFNVAITRAKSLLVVVGNPYVLSKDIYWNELLEYCISNKSYVGCVLPPKDSGNEFPPGSFPDDVGTSDPISYSFVNQDMEWADATC, from the exons ATGCACAGACGGGATAAAATTG ACAATAGGAAAAGCAACATGGATCCACAAAATCATTCTGGAACCTGCATGGAGGGGAAGATTCATTCCAAGGTAAGAGGAACAACAGGGGCGAGGAAACTGGGTAAGACATTAAGTGACAGTGGGGGATCGTCAACGGACCTTGATGAGGTGATTGTGTGGTGTGGGAACAAGGATTTGACAGAAGGGGTGCCATCTACAAGTGGGTGTTCTGGATCTCTGGATGGTTGGATTGATGTGAAATACCCAATTGGGGAAGTGAATGATTGGGTTTCTCCAAGTTATGCCAATGAAGGCGAATTGCAAAGTTTAAGCGAAGCAGAAACTGGTTCAAATCAACAAATACAAAGGGTTCCAAAAAGGCGTCAAAGAAAGAAGGATAAGGCTCCAGATAAGAATGAACAAAGAGTTGGTGGGGATAAGGGAATTGTGGGTGGGGCTCTAAACAGGGAAGAGGTGAGACAAACAGGGGTTTcaaacaaaaatcaacaaatacaaAGTGGGAATTCAGGAGCATCTACGGCTAAAAGTGGTAAAAAACATGACAAGGAGAAACCTAAAGTACAGGAACCATTGCATGGTAGTCAACAAAGAGACGGGAAGGAAATTCAGGCTTCCAGGAAAGGGAACACAAAGCTTCCATGTGGGTCGCTCTCAGATATACAATTCGTATCACTTTCCTCCAATCATAGTTCTGAAAAGGCTAAAGAATCGAGTCACAGCAAAACAGTAGTGTCGGACGTTCCCGCAAAATCAAGAGTCATGTCCAAACAACAGCTGGAAATTGGAAACCTGACAAGTGTCGTAGAGGATGCTTCCTGTAAAGGAAAAATCAAAATGCAATGGCGCTCAAAAATATCTCCACAGGCAGTCGGAAATATTTCAAATAGTGTGGATACTTGCCCTAAGTCGGAAGGTCCTCATCCTAAACGAATCCCTGCCTCTAAAGGAATGACTGAGAGCCCGAATCATGGTAAGGAGAGTTTTGGAAATGCAAAAGCGATTAGAAGCGAGGTAATTGCAAGGCATGGTATTCTTGAAATTGGGAGTGGCGTAGAATGGGAAGTTGATTTGAAAGATGCAAAATTTGAAGAGAGAGAATCTGAAGAGGTCGGAGAAGGGGGTATCTCTGTATCCGATACATTTTGTCCAGACCTAAATGTGAAAGTTAAAGATTCTCTTCCTCCAAAATATGTTCCATTAAAGCAACTGCAAAATTTGCAAGAATCTGAGACCAGCAAGGGATGTGGGACAAAGAGTTCTGTTTCAGAACAACATGCACATGTAGTTTGCAATAAACCCCAAAGAAATAAAGAGCAGGCTTCAGGTAAaaatgaacaaagagaagttgGTGATAAAAAAATTAGTAACGTGGCATTGGAGAACGAAATGAGACAAATGGGGAGTTCAGGAATTGAAGATGGGGCCCCAGATAAAAATAAACAAAGACAAAGTGGGGATTTGGGGATATCTACAGGACAAGAAGGTATAAGTAATCAAAAATATGAGGCGTTAGGAATAAATGGAAAGGCCAGTGTCAAAGGACCATTGCTTGGCAGTGTTGAAATAGGCAGTGAAAACTTGGAATTTCATGGTGTCAATAAGGAACTTGAGGATTCCAAGCAGTGGGGCAAAAATGAGCGGGGTGAACTTCTACTTAAAGAGTCCTCGGCTTTGAAAGGGACTACTGGAAGGCCCAATCAAGGTGGAGAGAGTATTGAAGATGCAAAAAATGTTGGAGACGAGGGAAATGGAAGGCATGGCTTTCTTGGAAGTGGAAATAATGTAGAAGGGGGTGTTAGTTTGAATCATATGGAAAATCAAGATGCAGCATTCAGTGAGAAAAAAGAAGGGGGAATTCATATTTCTTATCCATTCTCTCTTGAAAATGGCAGGCCAGAGTCATTTAAGAAGGGTGGAAGGAAAATATCTGCAATCACAGTTACCAACAAGGGAGAAAATTCTCTGAAACTGTATGCAGTAGAACTTGATAAAGTAAGACCAAAAAACTCCTTCAGTCTTTCTCACTCAGCAGAACCTGTCAAATCTATACAAGCTGAGAACAAATCATGCTTGTATAGCATGGGTTCTCTTGAAGTCAAGATGAAATCAATGAATATATCAGAGTCGGATGCACAGTCTACTTCTTTGGTCAGAGGTCCATGGTTAATTGAACCAAatcatcatctcatcattcatCTGTCATGTACGGCTAAAGATATTGGATTACACAGATCATCCATTCTCTTTGACTTCCAGGATCAGAAAATTGTTTTGCGTGCTACTTTGCTTGCTGAGGATGATGTTTCTGAACAACTAGGCCCACAGGAGCCTTATtccaaaagagaaaagagaaaatcaaGCAGTTTAAGAAGAATTGTTGATGGTGTGCCTCCTGCTCTGCCCAGATTTGGAAAGAAACTGAAATCTTATCCTATTCCACTTCATttgaagaatattgatgacaaaaagttACCTGGGGTTCTTACAGATGGTCTCTCCATGAAAACATATTCCAAGTATTTCTCCACTTTATTGCACTTGGAAGAGTTGCAAATGCAG GAAGATATAAATGCATATGACATGGATAATGTAACCATGAAGAGTAGTGGTGAATATTTGGTCCTGAAGGTCCCTGGATTGTCAGAGAAGCGCCCTTCACTTATATATAGAGACCAAATATACGTGACAAAATCTGGAGAAAAAGGCGTTGCATATGAG GGTTACATCCATAAAATAGAAGCAAATGAAATATATGTAAAATTTGACAAGTCATTCCATAAGAAGTTTATTCCAAGGCTTCAATATGATGTGCACTTCACCTTTAGTAGGATCAGTCTCCGACGCTGCCATCAGGCAGTAGAAGCAGCAGGCAGAATTGATGAGAAATTCCTTTTTCCATGGGATTCTTTGGCAAGAAAAACACATAATAATGTTTCCAAGAATGATCCTTTCAATAGGAATCTTAATAAAGAGCAGTTATCTGCTGTACATCAAATATTAAATTGCTACGGATCACCACCATACCTTGTTTATGGACCACCAGGTACTGGTAAGACGGCAACATTGATAGAGGCCATATTGCAAATTCTCAACAGAGATTCAAAGGCCCGTATTCTTGCATGTGCTCCTTCGAATGCTGCTTCTGATATACTAGTGGAGAGATTGCTTGGGTCTGTTGAAAAGAGAGAAATATTTAGGTTGAATGCTTTGTCTCGCCCATATCAAGATGCACCACTTTGCATTCTACCATGCTGTTGCTATAGAGATTCAATGTTTTACTGCCCACCTGTGGAAGAATTATTGAAATATAAGATCATTGTATCGACCTACTTAAGTGCTGCCATTCTTGATGCACAAGAAGTTCCACATGGTCATTTTACACATATTTTCTTGGATGAATCTGCTCAAGGTACTGAGCCAGAAACAATGGTGCCCATTGCTAATCTTGCTAATGAAGAAACAACAGTTGTTCTTGCAGGTGATCCGCAGCAGTTGGGTCCAATCATTCGCTCCAGTATGGGAGAAAAGATGGGACTGGGAAAGTCTTATTTTGAAAGGCTTTCAGAACTCCACCTTTATTTCCCTGATGGAGAGAATAAGCAATTTGTAACAAAGCTTGTGAGGAATTATCGTTCTCACCCTGCAATTTTAGAGCTTCCTTCTCGACTCTTTTATGGAAGTGAGTTGGTTGCTTGTGCTGGAAAAAGGATTAAGAAATTACATTGTGCCTTTGATGAACTTCCAAACAAAAATTTTCCAGTTGTTTTTGTTGGCATAGAGGGCATTGATGAAAGGGAAGGCAGAAGTCCATCATGGTTCAACACAATAGAGATAAGCAAAGTCTTGGAGATTGTCAAAAAAGTGAAAGATGACAAGAGAAACTCAGTAACTGGAAAGGACATAGGAGTAATAACACCCTATCGTCAACAAGTTGTCAAGTTGAGGAAAGCCTTTGGGCAAAAAAATTTGTCTGATGTGAAGGTTGGAAGTGTTGAGCAATTTCAAGGAGATGAGAGAACTGTGATAATTATATCAACTGTTCGGTCTAGTTACAAGGAGGAATATGACATGAAATTTAACCTGGGGTTCATAGGAAATCCTAAGCGCTTTAATGTTGCTATTACACGTGCCAAGTCTCTGCTTGTAGTGGTGGGGAATCCATACGTACTTAGTAAg GACATCTACTGGAATGAGCTACTCGAATACTGTATTTCTAACAAATCATACGTTGGATGTGTGCTACCACCAAAAGACTCTGGCAACGAGTTTCCTCCAGGCAGCTTCCCAGATGATGTTGGTACTAGTGACCCCATATCATACTCTTTTGTCAATCAGGATATGGAATGGGCTGATGCTACTTGCTAA
- the LOC131042922 gene encoding probable RNA helicase SDE3 isoform X4 codes for MDPQNHSGTCMEGKIHSKVRGTTGARKLGKTLSDSGGSSTDLDEVIVWCGNKDLTEGVPSTSGCSGSLDGWIDVKYPIGEVNDWVSPSYANEGELQSLSEAETGSNQQIQRVPKRRQRKKDKAPDKNEQRVGGDKGIVGGALNREEVRQTGVSNKNQQIQSGNSGASTAKSGKKHDKEKPKVQEPLHGSQQRDGKEIQASRKGNTKLPCGSLSDIQFVSLSSNHSSEKAKESSHSKTVVSDVPAKSRVMSKQQLEIGNLTSVVEDASCKGKIKMQWRSKISPQAVGNISNSVDTCPKSEGPHPKRIPASKGMTESPNHGKESFGNAKAIRSEVIARHGILEIGSGVEWEVDLKDAKFEERESEEVGEGGISVSDTFCPDLNVKVKDSLPPKYVPLKQLQNLQESETSKGCGTKSSVSEQHAHVVCNKPQRNKEQASGKNEQREVGDKKISNVALENEMRQMGSSGIEDGAPDKNKQRQSGDLGISTGQEGISNQKYEALGINGKASVKGPLLGSVEIGSENLEFHGVNKELEDSKQWGKNERGELLLKESSALKGTTGRPNQGGESIEDAKNVGDEGNGRHGFLGSGNNVEGGVSLNHMENQDAAFSEKKEGGIHISYPFSLENGRPESFKKGGRKISAITVTNKGENSLKLYAVELDKVRPKNSFSLSHSAEPVKSIQAENKSCLYSMGSLEVKMKSMNISESDAQSTSLVRGPWLIEPNHHLIIHLSCTAKDIGLHRSSILFDFQDQKIVLRATLLAEDDVSEQLGPQEPYSKREKRKSSSLRRIVDGVPPALPRFGKKLKSYPIPLHLKNIDDKKLPGVLTDGLSMKTYSKYFSTLLHLEELQMQEDINAYDMDNVTMKSSGEYLVLKVPGLSEKRPSLIYRDQIYVTKSGEKGVAYEGYIHKIEANEIYVKFDKSFHKKFIPRLQYDVHFTFSRISLRRCHQAVEAAGRIDEKFLFPWDSLARKTHNNVSKNDPFNRNLNKEQLSAVHQILNCYGSPPYLVYGPPGTGKTATLIEAILQILNRDSKARILACAPSNAASDILVERLLGSVEKREIFRLNALSRPYQDAPLCILPCCCYRDSMFYCPPVEELLKYKIIVSTYLSAAILDAQEVPHGHFTHIFLDESAQGTEPETMVPIANLANEETTVVLAGDPQQLGPIIRSSMGEKMGLGKSYFERLSELHLYFPDGENKQFVTKLVRNYRSHPAILELPSRLFYGSELVACAGKRIKKLHCAFDELPNKNFPVVFVGIEGIDEREGRSPSWFNTIEISKVLEIVKKVKDDKRNSVTGKDIGVITPYRQQVVKLRKAFGQKNLSDVKVGSVEQFQGDERTVIIISTVRSSYKEEYDMKFNLGFIGNPKRFNVAITRAKSLLVVVGNPYVLSKDIYWNELLEYCISNKSYVGCVLPPKDSGNEFPPGSFPDDVGTSDPISYSFVNQDMEWADATC; via the exons ATGGATCCACAAAATCATTCTGGAACCTGCATGGAGGGGAAGATTCATTCCAAGGTAAGAGGAACAACAGGGGCGAGGAAACTGGGTAAGACATTAAGTGACAGTGGGGGATCGTCAACGGACCTTGATGAGGTGATTGTGTGGTGTGGGAACAAGGATTTGACAGAAGGGGTGCCATCTACAAGTGGGTGTTCTGGATCTCTGGATGGTTGGATTGATGTGAAATACCCAATTGGGGAAGTGAATGATTGGGTTTCTCCAAGTTATGCCAATGAAGGCGAATTGCAAAGTTTAAGCGAAGCAGAAACTGGTTCAAATCAACAAATACAAAGGGTTCCAAAAAGGCGTCAAAGAAAGAAGGATAAGGCTCCAGATAAGAATGAACAAAGAGTTGGTGGGGATAAGGGAATTGTGGGTGGGGCTCTAAACAGGGAAGAGGTGAGACAAACAGGGGTTTcaaacaaaaatcaacaaatacaaAGTGGGAATTCAGGAGCATCTACGGCTAAAAGTGGTAAAAAACATGACAAGGAGAAACCTAAAGTACAGGAACCATTGCATGGTAGTCAACAAAGAGACGGGAAGGAAATTCAGGCTTCCAGGAAAGGGAACACAAAGCTTCCATGTGGGTCGCTCTCAGATATACAATTCGTATCACTTTCCTCCAATCATAGTTCTGAAAAGGCTAAAGAATCGAGTCACAGCAAAACAGTAGTGTCGGACGTTCCCGCAAAATCAAGAGTCATGTCCAAACAACAGCTGGAAATTGGAAACCTGACAAGTGTCGTAGAGGATGCTTCCTGTAAAGGAAAAATCAAAATGCAATGGCGCTCAAAAATATCTCCACAGGCAGTCGGAAATATTTCAAATAGTGTGGATACTTGCCCTAAGTCGGAAGGTCCTCATCCTAAACGAATCCCTGCCTCTAAAGGAATGACTGAGAGCCCGAATCATGGTAAGGAGAGTTTTGGAAATGCAAAAGCGATTAGAAGCGAGGTAATTGCAAGGCATGGTATTCTTGAAATTGGGAGTGGCGTAGAATGGGAAGTTGATTTGAAAGATGCAAAATTTGAAGAGAGAGAATCTGAAGAGGTCGGAGAAGGGGGTATCTCTGTATCCGATACATTTTGTCCAGACCTAAATGTGAAAGTTAAAGATTCTCTTCCTCCAAAATATGTTCCATTAAAGCAACTGCAAAATTTGCAAGAATCTGAGACCAGCAAGGGATGTGGGACAAAGAGTTCTGTTTCAGAACAACATGCACATGTAGTTTGCAATAAACCCCAAAGAAATAAAGAGCAGGCTTCAGGTAAaaatgaacaaagagaagttgGTGATAAAAAAATTAGTAACGTGGCATTGGAGAACGAAATGAGACAAATGGGGAGTTCAGGAATTGAAGATGGGGCCCCAGATAAAAATAAACAAAGACAAAGTGGGGATTTGGGGATATCTACAGGACAAGAAGGTATAAGTAATCAAAAATATGAGGCGTTAGGAATAAATGGAAAGGCCAGTGTCAAAGGACCATTGCTTGGCAGTGTTGAAATAGGCAGTGAAAACTTGGAATTTCATGGTGTCAATAAGGAACTTGAGGATTCCAAGCAGTGGGGCAAAAATGAGCGGGGTGAACTTCTACTTAAAGAGTCCTCGGCTTTGAAAGGGACTACTGGAAGGCCCAATCAAGGTGGAGAGAGTATTGAAGATGCAAAAAATGTTGGAGACGAGGGAAATGGAAGGCATGGCTTTCTTGGAAGTGGAAATAATGTAGAAGGGGGTGTTAGTTTGAATCATATGGAAAATCAAGATGCAGCATTCAGTGAGAAAAAAGAAGGGGGAATTCATATTTCTTATCCATTCTCTCTTGAAAATGGCAGGCCAGAGTCATTTAAGAAGGGTGGAAGGAAAATATCTGCAATCACAGTTACCAACAAGGGAGAAAATTCTCTGAAACTGTATGCAGTAGAACTTGATAAAGTAAGACCAAAAAACTCCTTCAGTCTTTCTCACTCAGCAGAACCTGTCAAATCTATACAAGCTGAGAACAAATCATGCTTGTATAGCATGGGTTCTCTTGAAGTCAAGATGAAATCAATGAATATATCAGAGTCGGATGCACAGTCTACTTCTTTGGTCAGAGGTCCATGGTTAATTGAACCAAatcatcatctcatcattcatCTGTCATGTACGGCTAAAGATATTGGATTACACAGATCATCCATTCTCTTTGACTTCCAGGATCAGAAAATTGTTTTGCGTGCTACTTTGCTTGCTGAGGATGATGTTTCTGAACAACTAGGCCCACAGGAGCCTTATtccaaaagagaaaagagaaaatcaaGCAGTTTAAGAAGAATTGTTGATGGTGTGCCTCCTGCTCTGCCCAGATTTGGAAAGAAACTGAAATCTTATCCTATTCCACTTCATttgaagaatattgatgacaaaaagttACCTGGGGTTCTTACAGATGGTCTCTCCATGAAAACATATTCCAAGTATTTCTCCACTTTATTGCACTTGGAAGAGTTGCAAATGCAG GAAGATATAAATGCATATGACATGGATAATGTAACCATGAAGAGTAGTGGTGAATATTTGGTCCTGAAGGTCCCTGGATTGTCAGAGAAGCGCCCTTCACTTATATATAGAGACCAAATATACGTGACAAAATCTGGAGAAAAAGGCGTTGCATATGAG GGTTACATCCATAAAATAGAAGCAAATGAAATATATGTAAAATTTGACAAGTCATTCCATAAGAAGTTTATTCCAAGGCTTCAATATGATGTGCACTTCACCTTTAGTAGGATCAGTCTCCGACGCTGCCATCAGGCAGTAGAAGCAGCAGGCAGAATTGATGAGAAATTCCTTTTTCCATGGGATTCTTTGGCAAGAAAAACACATAATAATGTTTCCAAGAATGATCCTTTCAATAGGAATCTTAATAAAGAGCAGTTATCTGCTGTACATCAAATATTAAATTGCTACGGATCACCACCATACCTTGTTTATGGACCACCAGGTACTGGTAAGACGGCAACATTGATAGAGGCCATATTGCAAATTCTCAACAGAGATTCAAAGGCCCGTATTCTTGCATGTGCTCCTTCGAATGCTGCTTCTGATATACTAGTGGAGAGATTGCTTGGGTCTGTTGAAAAGAGAGAAATATTTAGGTTGAATGCTTTGTCTCGCCCATATCAAGATGCACCACTTTGCATTCTACCATGCTGTTGCTATAGAGATTCAATGTTTTACTGCCCACCTGTGGAAGAATTATTGAAATATAAGATCATTGTATCGACCTACTTAAGTGCTGCCATTCTTGATGCACAAGAAGTTCCACATGGTCATTTTACACATATTTTCTTGGATGAATCTGCTCAAGGTACTGAGCCAGAAACAATGGTGCCCATTGCTAATCTTGCTAATGAAGAAACAACAGTTGTTCTTGCAGGTGATCCGCAGCAGTTGGGTCCAATCATTCGCTCCAGTATGGGAGAAAAGATGGGACTGGGAAAGTCTTATTTTGAAAGGCTTTCAGAACTCCACCTTTATTTCCCTGATGGAGAGAATAAGCAATTTGTAACAAAGCTTGTGAGGAATTATCGTTCTCACCCTGCAATTTTAGAGCTTCCTTCTCGACTCTTTTATGGAAGTGAGTTGGTTGCTTGTGCTGGAAAAAGGATTAAGAAATTACATTGTGCCTTTGATGAACTTCCAAACAAAAATTTTCCAGTTGTTTTTGTTGGCATAGAGGGCATTGATGAAAGGGAAGGCAGAAGTCCATCATGGTTCAACACAATAGAGATAAGCAAAGTCTTGGAGATTGTCAAAAAAGTGAAAGATGACAAGAGAAACTCAGTAACTGGAAAGGACATAGGAGTAATAACACCCTATCGTCAACAAGTTGTCAAGTTGAGGAAAGCCTTTGGGCAAAAAAATTTGTCTGATGTGAAGGTTGGAAGTGTTGAGCAATTTCAAGGAGATGAGAGAACTGTGATAATTATATCAACTGTTCGGTCTAGTTACAAGGAGGAATATGACATGAAATTTAACCTGGGGTTCATAGGAAATCCTAAGCGCTTTAATGTTGCTATTACACGTGCCAAGTCTCTGCTTGTAGTGGTGGGGAATCCATACGTACTTAGTAAg GACATCTACTGGAATGAGCTACTCGAATACTGTATTTCTAACAAATCATACGTTGGATGTGTGCTACCACCAAAAGACTCTGGCAACGAGTTTCCTCCAGGCAGCTTCCCAGATGATGTTGGTACTAGTGACCCCATATCATACTCTTTTGTCAATCAGGATATGGAATGGGCTGATGCTACTTGCTAA